Proteins encoded together in one Planifilum fimeticola window:
- the spoIIP gene encoding stage II sporulation protein P, whose protein sequence is MHHGQHRFAALNMSGPRVRQMFVFLLLGTAIIFIFTGFFAMIRAKQNSRSSDIGRFTSGLSAETMVEVLAREIPYLRSSVQIPQKEGMASRLTFELATSIDPRDPRTFLGRELPGFALFDTEIVVAGQGVDYTDIPVESAPPPDLEEKLAKDAKPSKDSGKPGSREKQAAAGGKEITKTKRVFIYHTHSTESYLPELSGENSPERAYDNRKNIMMVGRRLGEELENMGIGAEVYTKPFQAKWNRLYQASRKTVVEAMNQNEDLKYFIDVHRDSKRRNKTTHHINGKPYATIAFVVGTANDNWEENEKFARKVHNKLEELYPGLSKGVFRKSRAQGNGEYNQSLSPRSILVEIGGVDNTFEEAYRTAEALARAIAEIHFEATPVDAKPQNP, encoded by the coding sequence ATGCACCACGGTCAACACCGGTTTGCCGCGCTGAACATGTCGGGTCCCCGCGTTCGACAGATGTTCGTCTTCCTTCTCCTGGGCACGGCGATCATCTTCATTTTCACCGGTTTTTTCGCCATGATCCGGGCGAAGCAAAACTCCCGTTCATCGGATATCGGCCGATTCACCTCCGGGTTGTCCGCCGAGACGATGGTGGAAGTCCTGGCCCGGGAGATTCCCTATCTGAGAAGCAGCGTTCAGATTCCGCAAAAGGAAGGAATGGCATCCCGGTTGACCTTTGAGTTGGCGACCAGCATCGACCCTCGGGATCCCCGGACTTTTCTCGGCCGCGAATTGCCCGGTTTCGCCCTCTTTGACACGGAGATCGTCGTCGCCGGGCAAGGGGTGGATTACACGGATATCCCGGTGGAATCCGCGCCTCCTCCCGATCTGGAGGAAAAATTGGCCAAAGATGCGAAGCCGTCGAAGGATTCCGGAAAGCCGGGTTCCAGGGAGAAGCAAGCGGCCGCCGGGGGAAAGGAGATTACGAAGACCAAGCGGGTGTTCATTTACCACACCCATTCGACCGAGTCGTACCTGCCGGAACTGTCGGGAGAAAACTCCCCCGAGCGGGCCTATGACAACCGAAAAAACATCATGATGGTCGGCAGGCGGCTGGGCGAAGAGCTGGAGAACATGGGCATCGGCGCCGAGGTTTACACGAAGCCTTTTCAGGCGAAGTGGAACCGCCTCTATCAGGCTTCGAGGAAAACGGTGGTCGAGGCCATGAACCAAAACGAAGATTTGAAGTATTTCATCGATGTGCACCGGGACTCCAAGAGGAGAAACAAAACCACTCACCACATCAACGGAAAGCCTTATGCGACGATCGCCTTTGTGGTCGGCACCGCCAACGACAACTGGGAGGAGAACGAAAAATTTGCCCGTAAGGTGCACAACAAATTGGAAGAATTGTATCCGGGGCTGTCCAAGGGGGTGTTCCGCAAGAGTCGGGCCCAGGGAAACGGAGAGTACAACCAATCCCTTTCACCGCGGAGCATTTTGGTGGAGATCGGCGGAGTGGACAACACCTTTGAAGAGGCGTACCGGACGGCGGAAGCCTTGGCCCGGGCCATCGCCGAGATTCATTTTGAGGCGACGCCCGTCGACGCCAAGCCCCAAAATCCCTGA
- the gpr gene encoding GPR endopeptidase, translating into MNWESDGKRSAEGRGINTGPFQVRTDLAREAHDLALEKRTDGSAIPGVRIEEDEDGGIRVSWIWVESEEGARELGKKPGTYLTLEVPGLRSKDSKLQHRVAARFAEEFSRFLKETGVSDDAKVLVVGLGNWNVTADALGPFVIKHILVTRHLFELMPEQVEEGYRPVSAVSPGVLGITGIETSEIVHGIVEKTQPDLVIAIDSLASRALTRVNTTIQVADSGINPGAGVGNRRKALTKETLGVPVIAVGVPTVVDAVTIVYDTLNLALAYLKREMGKEKTGHPLDPVNLPDLRELEGQEITPELRSRFLGLIGGLSPEEKRQLIHEVLTPLGQNLIVTPKEVDAFVTDIGKVVADGLNCALHEAVTMDNVSSHTGG; encoded by the coding sequence ATGAACTGGGAGTCGGACGGAAAGCGATCCGCGGAGGGTAGGGGAATCAACACAGGTCCTTTCCAGGTGAGGACGGACCTGGCCCGGGAGGCGCACGATCTCGCCCTCGAGAAGCGGACCGACGGAAGCGCCATACCCGGAGTGCGAATCGAGGAGGATGAGGACGGCGGCATCCGCGTCAGCTGGATCTGGGTGGAAAGCGAAGAAGGGGCCCGGGAACTGGGAAAGAAGCCGGGCACATACTTGACCCTGGAAGTTCCCGGCCTCCGGAGCAAGGACTCCAAATTGCAGCACCGGGTGGCCGCCCGCTTTGCCGAGGAGTTCAGCCGCTTCCTGAAGGAGACGGGCGTGTCCGACGACGCCAAGGTGCTGGTCGTCGGCCTGGGGAACTGGAATGTGACGGCCGACGCCCTGGGGCCCTTTGTCATCAAGCATATCCTGGTGACCCGCCACCTGTTCGAGCTGATGCCGGAACAGGTAGAGGAGGGTTATCGGCCGGTCAGCGCCGTTTCGCCGGGAGTGTTGGGGATCACCGGGATCGAGACGAGTGAAATCGTCCACGGAATCGTGGAGAAGACCCAACCCGACCTGGTCATCGCCATCGATTCCCTGGCTTCCCGCGCCCTGACACGGGTCAACACGACCATCCAGGTGGCGGATTCCGGAATCAACCCCGGAGCGGGGGTGGGCAATCGGAGAAAGGCTCTGACGAAGGAAACCCTGGGGGTTCCGGTGATCGCCGTGGGAGTTCCCACGGTGGTCGATGCGGTCACCATCGTATACGACACGCTCAATCTGGCATTGGCCTATCTGAAGCGGGAGATGGGAAAAGAGAAGACCGGCCATCCGTTGGATCCCGTCAACCTTCCGGATTTGCGCGAGTTGGAGGGGCAAGAGATCACCCCGGAGCTGAGAAGCCGGTTCCTCGGCTTGATCGGGGGGCTCTCGCCCGAGGAGAAGCGGCAGTTGATCCACGAGGTGTTGACGCCCCTGGGGCAGAACCTGATCGTCACCCCCAAGGAGGTGGACGCCTTTGTGACGGACATCGGCAAAGTCGTGGCCGATGGCCTCAATTGCGCCCTGCACGAGGCGGTGACCATGGACAATGTGTCCTCCCACACCGGGGGATGA
- the rpsT gene encoding 30S ribosomal protein S20: MPNIKSAKKRAKTNEKRRRLRAAQKSAMRTAVKKFLVAVEQQDKEKALPLLREATKKLDKAVTKGLIHKNKAARQKSRLMKKWNALQG; encoded by the coding sequence ATGCCCAACATCAAATCGGCGAAGAAGCGGGCCAAAACGAACGAAAAGAGGCGCCGCCTCCGGGCTGCCCAAAAATCCGCCATGCGGACGGCGGTGAAGAAGTTCTTGGTGGCCGTTGAACAGCAGGACAAGGAAAAAGCCCTTCCCCTGCTCCGCGAAGCGACCAAAAAACTGGACAAAGCCGTCACCAAAGGTCTGATCCATAAAAATAAGGCGGCCCGTCAAAAATCCCGCCTGATGAAAAAGTGGAACGCTCTTCAGGGTTGA
- a CDS encoding PaaI family thioesterase, translated as MTNSADERRFLPPERVERFRQDPFARRMGFELVEAAPGYARVAVELTEDLFNFAGTPHGGLLFSLADYAFAVASNSHGRVALATNVSIQFMAAAEVGDRLYAEAKESHLTRRAGFYDMTVTTESGRLVARCLGVVHRTSRSLDGDEPDPRGG; from the coding sequence GTGACGAATTCGGCGGATGAACGGCGTTTCCTTCCGCCGGAGCGGGTGGAGCGGTTTCGCCAGGACCCCTTTGCCCGGCGGATGGGTTTCGAGCTCGTCGAAGCCGCTCCGGGTTACGCGCGGGTGGCCGTGGAACTGACGGAGGATCTGTTCAATTTCGCCGGAACGCCCCACGGCGGTTTGCTGTTCAGCCTGGCCGACTATGCCTTCGCCGTGGCCAGCAATTCCCACGGGCGGGTCGCCCTGGCCACCAATGTGTCCATTCAGTTTATGGCGGCGGCCGAAGTGGGGGATCGGTTGTACGCCGAGGCGAAGGAGAGCCATTTGACCCGCCGGGCGGGCTTTTACGACATGACCGTCACGACGGAATCGGGTCGGCTCGTGGCCCGTTGCCTCGGCGTGGTGCATCGGACAAGCCGCTCCCTGGACGGGGATGAGCCGGATCCGAGGGGCGGCTGA
- the trpS gene encoding tryptophan--tRNA ligase, with translation MKRILSGIQPTGNLHLGNYLGALKRFVQLQHEADCYFCVVDLHALTVPHDPAELREKTMEVATLYLAAGLDPDKMTMFIQSHVRAHPEASWLLECVARVGELDRMIQFKEKSKGSDSVSVGLYTYPVLMAADILLYQADAVPVGEDQKQHLELCRDLAERFNRQYGDVLTVPEPLIGEVGARIMGLDNPRKKMSKSAGSPANFIALLDDPDTIVKKIKRAVTDSENVIRYDPDEKPGISNLLVIYSLLSGESIPSLEQKYQGVGYGQFKRDLAEVVVEHLTPIQERYRELRKSGEVERVLAAGAEQASRVADETLNKMKESIGLLPRLG, from the coding sequence ATGAAACGGATTTTGTCGGGCATTCAGCCCACGGGAAATCTTCATCTGGGCAACTATCTGGGTGCCCTCAAGAGATTTGTCCAGCTTCAGCATGAAGCGGATTGCTATTTCTGTGTCGTCGATCTGCACGCGTTGACGGTACCCCACGATCCGGCGGAACTGCGGGAGAAAACCATGGAAGTGGCTACGTTGTATCTGGCGGCTGGGCTGGATCCGGATAAAATGACGATGTTCATTCAATCCCATGTCCGGGCCCATCCGGAAGCGTCTTGGCTGTTGGAATGCGTCGCCCGGGTCGGAGAACTGGACCGGATGATCCAGTTCAAGGAGAAGAGCAAGGGTTCCGACAGCGTGTCCGTCGGCCTATATACCTATCCGGTGTTGATGGCGGCGGATATCCTCCTTTATCAGGCCGATGCGGTGCCCGTGGGCGAAGACCAGAAACAGCACTTGGAATTGTGCCGCGACTTGGCCGAGCGGTTCAACCGGCAATACGGCGACGTGCTCACGGTGCCGGAGCCTTTGATCGGAGAAGTGGGTGCACGGATCATGGGACTGGACAATCCCCGGAAGAAGATGAGCAAATCCGCCGGAAGCCCCGCCAACTTCATCGCCCTTTTGGATGATCCCGACACGATCGTGAAGAAGATCAAGCGGGCGGTGACCGATTCGGAAAATGTGATCCGTTACGATCCGGATGAAAAGCCGGGGATCAGCAACCTGTTGGTCATTTACAGCCTGTTGTCGGGCGAATCCATTCCCTCTTTGGAACAAAAATACCAGGGAGTGGGATACGGTCAGTTTAAGCGGGATCTGGCCGAAGTGGTTGTGGAGCACCTGACCCCGATTCAGGAGCGTTACAGGGAATTGCGGAAGTCGGGAGAGGTGGAGCGCGTGTTGGCGGCCGGAGCGGAACAGGCCAGCCGAGTGGCCGATGAAACGCTGAATAAGATGAAGGAATCGATAGGGCTGCTTCCCCGGCTGGGTTGA
- a CDS encoding nitroreductase family protein: protein MSKAPTSTLYRQAEYDIDPVYLNRWSPRSFLDKDVPEDVLWSLFEAARWAPSAFNLQPWRFVIARTPEDREKFYPFISEFNLAWCRKAPVLVLILSQRVSDRGDNLSHAFDTGAAWGFLALEAVRKGLITHPMTGFDMAKARETLGIPDEYAIQALIAIGYQGPREALPDGLQEREQPSQRRPLSSFVHEGVFGRKPAGKE from the coding sequence ATGAGCAAAGCACCGACATCCACCTTGTATCGGCAAGCGGAATACGATATCGATCCGGTCTATCTGAACCGCTGGTCGCCGCGTTCCTTTCTGGACAAGGATGTACCGGAAGATGTGCTCTGGAGCCTCTTTGAGGCGGCGCGGTGGGCTCCTTCCGCCTTCAACCTGCAGCCGTGGCGGTTCGTGATCGCCCGCACGCCCGAGGACCGGGAGAAGTTTTATCCTTTCATTTCCGAGTTCAACCTGGCCTGGTGCCGCAAGGCGCCCGTTCTCGTCCTGATACTGTCCCAACGGGTGTCCGACCGCGGCGACAACCTTTCCCACGCCTTCGACACGGGGGCAGCCTGGGGCTTCCTGGCGTTGGAGGCCGTCCGCAAGGGATTGATCACCCACCCGATGACCGGGTTCGATATGGCGAAAGCCCGTGAAACGCTGGGCATTCCGGACGAGTACGCCATCCAGGCCCTGATCGCCATCGGATACCAAGGGCCGCGGGAAGCCTTGCCGGACGGACTGCAGGAACGGGAGCAACCGTCCCAGCGCCGGCCGCTGAGTTCCTTCGTGCACGAAGGAGTGTTTGGGCGGAAGCCGGCGGGGAAAGAGTAA
- a CDS encoding CcdC family protein gives MTHAIALHPQIAFTLGVATMALMVIFLRIRATKRPVTPKGIIMPPLGMSTGFLMFLHPSTHFPVWWGLIAFAAGAVFLATPLIMTSRFEVVNGEIYLKRSLSFIVILLTLLSVRLLLHGYVEQYISIPQTAGLFFTLAFGMILPWRVGMYLRYRRLRQSLAAPANTEQG, from the coding sequence ATGACGCATGCAATCGCCCTCCACCCGCAGATCGCCTTCACGCTGGGTGTCGCCACGATGGCGCTGATGGTGATCTTCCTCAGAATTCGAGCGACAAAACGGCCGGTAACGCCCAAGGGGATCATCATGCCGCCCTTGGGGATGAGCACCGGATTTCTGATGTTTCTCCACCCGTCCACCCATTTTCCGGTTTGGTGGGGACTGATCGCCTTTGCGGCGGGAGCCGTCTTTTTGGCCACTCCCCTGATCATGACGTCCCGGTTTGAAGTGGTGAACGGGGAAATCTATTTGAAACGATCCCTTTCTTTCATCGTGATCCTGTTGACCTTGCTTTCGGTGCGCCTTCTCCTGCACGGTTACGTGGAACAATACATCTCGATTCCCCAGACGGCCGGCCTGTTTTTCACGCTGGCCTTCGGAATGATCCTGCCCTGGCGGGTGGGCATGTATCTCCGATACCGCCGCCTCCGCCAATCCCTTGCCGCGCCCGCCAACACGGAACAGGGATGA
- a CDS encoding DUF523 domain-containing protein gives MKIVSACFAGIHCRYDQRHNALAEIRRLVREGKAIPVCPEQAGGLPTPRNPAEIVGGDGEDVLDGKARVIDNQGNDVTEQFLAGARKTLAVAQAVGAKQAILKERSPSCGSCMIYDGTFSGGKKPGVGVTAALLRRHGIEVVSEETMEDRSAQEPGKDDGPAKG, from the coding sequence ATGAAAATCGTCAGCGCCTGTTTTGCCGGAATTCACTGCCGGTACGATCAGCGGCACAACGCCTTGGCGGAAATCCGCCGGCTGGTGCGCGAAGGAAAAGCGATTCCCGTTTGCCCCGAGCAGGCGGGCGGTCTGCCCACCCCGCGCAACCCGGCTGAAATTGTCGGCGGGGACGGCGAGGATGTCCTGGACGGAAAGGCCCGGGTCATCGACAATCAGGGCAACGACGTGACGGAGCAGTTTCTCGCCGGAGCCCGCAAGACCCTCGCCGTCGCCCAAGCCGTGGGGGCGAAGCAGGCGATTTTGAAGGAACGAAGCCCCTCCTGCGGAAGCTGCATGATCTACGACGGCACCTTCAGCGGCGGGAAGAAGCCCGGCGTCGGCGTCACGGCGGCCCTGCTCCGCCGACACGGGATTGAGGTGGTGTCGGAAGAGACGATGGAAGATCGCAGCGCCCAAGAGCCCGGGAAGGACGACGGGCCGGCGAAGGGTTGA